A region of Dioscorea cayenensis subsp. rotundata cultivar TDr96_F1 chromosome 5, TDr96_F1_v2_PseudoChromosome.rev07_lg8_w22 25.fasta, whole genome shotgun sequence DNA encodes the following proteins:
- the LOC120261880 gene encoding uncharacterized protein LOC120261880 yields the protein MPATDFQGSSSPSLFGRSIMNLRRDQVHSMDNHHEPESSQEHALEAFQRLVADLFQDLAGGEELLSLPWVCKLLEAFLLCQEEFRVVFFSNRAIVGRAPVDRLATDFFDRSVKALDVCNAIRDGIEQVRQWHKHLDIVTLAFDPTQKTIGEGQVRRAKKALVDLAIGMLDEKDTASSLAQRNRSFSRSHGANKDHRRAECHFRSLSWCVSRSWSASRQLQAIGNNLSAPRGHDVVATNGLAVPVYTMNSVLLFVMWALVAAIPCQDRGLQTHFSIPRTFPWAAPILLLHERILEESKKRERRNSYGLLTEIHQMEKHVRRLSELTENIQFPLAEEKETDVRNAVRELSLVREAMKGQLDLLEDQVRQVFHRIVRGRTDGLDCLSHYPV from the coding sequence ATGCCGGCGACGGACTTCCAGGGATCATCGTCACCGTCGTTGTTCGGAAGGTCGATCATGAACCTCAGGCGAGACCAGGTCCACTCGATGGACAACCACCATGAGCCGGAATCCAGCCAGGAGCACGCGCTCGAGGCGTTCCAGCGCTTAGTTGCTGATCTCTTCCAAGACCTTGCCGGCGGGGAGGAGCTGCTGTCACTTCCATGGGTGTGCAAGCTTCTGGAAGCCTTCTTGCTATGCCAAGAAGAGTTCCGGGTGGTTTTCTTCAGCAATCGAGCCATCGTCGGCCGTGCTCCCGTCGACCGCCTCGCCACCGACTTCTTTGACCGTAGTGTCAAGGCCCTTGATGTCTGCAACGCGATCCGCGATGGGATCGAGCAGGTGAGGCAGTGGCATAAGCACCTCGACATCGTCACCCTCGCGTTTGACCCTACCCAGAAGACCATCGGTGAGGGCCAGGTTCGCCGTGCCAAGAAAGCCctcgtggatctcgccatcgggATGCTTGATGAAAAGGACACTGCTTCTTCGCTTGCTCAACGCAATCGCTCCTTCAGCCGTAGCCATGGCGCGAACAAAGACCACCGCCGTGCTGAATGCCACTTCCGCTCACTCTCTTGGTGCGTGTCTCGCTCCTGGTCTGCGTCGCGGCAGCTCCAGGCTATTGGGAACAACCTGTCCGCGCCTCGCGGGCACGATGTTGTGGCGACGAATGGGCTCGCCGTCCCTGTGTACACGATGAACTCGGTGCTTCTCTTTGTGATGTGGGCACTCGTGGCGGCGATCCCCTGCCAGGACCGTGGCCTCCAGACGCATTTTAGCATTCCAAGAACCTTCCCATGGGCAGCTCCTATACTTTTACTCCATGAGAGGATTTTAGAGGAGTCCAAGAAGAGGGAGAGGCGTAATTCCTATGGACTTCTGACGGAGATTCATCAGATGGAGAAGCATGTGAGGAGATTGTCGGAGTTAACAGAGAACATCCAGTTTCCTCTCGCTGAAGAGAAGGAGACAGATGTTAGGAACGCGGTGCGGGAGTTGTCTCTTGTGAGGGAGGCCATGAAGGGGCAGCTAGACTTGCTGGAGGACCAGGTTCGGCAGGTGTTCCATCGGATTGTACGCGGCCGAACAGATGGGCTGGATTGTCTCTCACACTACCCGGTGTAG
- the LOC120262327 gene encoding WAT1-related protein At1g68170-like: protein MVLVQILYAGVNIFYKLALNDRMDIRIMVTYRYLFAAASLIPIAYLVERKRRPRLTRMIVGESFLSGLFGCTLAQNLYLASVSKTSVTFAAAMGNLIPAITFILALLFRLENLRINKLSGQAKVLGTVIGVGGAMLLTFYKGPDVPLWSSSINLLPNNQAKMSEVYPCPYSATALVCSMASLQSFLLAIIMQRDMVQWRLGFNFRLLAVSYAGILGSSLTFTLLAWCIRKKGPLYASVFNPLNLIIVAILSTVLLNEKLHLGSILSAGLIISGLYIVLWGKKKEAKKPVELDHMSVRGPMDLVIARGGSTHSLAQEEEEEIDIEQQLAFAYEETPHGPHGQKL from the exons ATGGTGCTCGTCCAGATCCTCTACGCGGGAGTCAACATCTTCTACAAGCTCGCCCTCAACGATCGCATGGATATCAGGATCATGGTTACCTATCGATATCTCTTTGCTGCTGCTTCTTTGATCCCGATCGCTTACTTGGTCGAGAG GAAACGTAGGCCTCGATTGACCAGGATGATCGTTGGGGAGTCTTTTCTCTCTGGTTTATTTGG ATGCACACTTGCACAGAATTTATATTTGGCCAGCGTGAGTAAGACATCAGTTACCTTTGCAGCAGCAATGGGCAACCTCATTCCTGCTATCACATTCATCTTGGCTTTGTTATTTAG ATTGGAGAACCTGAGAATCAATAAGCTGTCCGGGCAAGCAAAAGTTCTAGGTACTGTCATTGGTGTAGGTGGTGCAATGCTCCTCACCTTCTACAAAGGGCCAGATGTACCACTGTGGTCATCAAGCATCAATCTTCTCCCCAATAACCAA GCAAAGATGAGTGAAGTCTATCCATGCCCTTACTCGGCCACAGCTCTGGTGTGTTCAATGGCATCACTCCAATCCTTCCTCTTGGCCATCATCATGCAAAGGGACATGGTTCAATGGAGGCTGGGGTTTAATTTCAGGCTACTCGCTGTTTCCTACGCT GGAATCCTGGGCTCTAGTCTGACTTTCACACTGCTGGCATGGTGCATTAGGAAGAAGGGTCCATTGTATGCCTCTGTATTCAATCCTCTAAATCTTATCATTGTAGCCATTCTTAGCACCGTGCTATTGAATGAGAAGCTACATCTTGGAAG TATTTTGAGTGCTGGATTGATTATTAGTGGGTTATACATTGTTCTCTggggaaagaagaaagaagctaaGAAGCCCGTGGAGTTAGACCACATGTCTGTAAGAGGACCAATGGATTTGGTTATAGCTCGAGGGGGTTCTACTCATAGTTTGGCacaagaggaagaggaggagattGATATAGAGCAGCAGCTTGCATTTGCTTATGAGGAGACGCCACATGGCCCACATGGACAAAAGTTATAG